A window of the Acidithiobacillus thiooxidans ATCC 19377 genome harbors these coding sequences:
- a CDS encoding respiratory chain complex I subunit 1 family protein has translation MLDDIVLQCGQVLTVMFLAPLLHGFITTVEERVQRGQGPSIFQPYRDLWKLFNKSLLVPESATWVFFWAPVVAFTAMLIVPMLIPVLTNFPLPLSDMGDILGGGLILTLGSFFILLAGLDTGQPFGGLGSSRAVMLGILAEPTLILVFVGITFLDHSMLPFVANHLLAKNPVAYWSPAHIFLILAFFILLTVETDRLPIHSTIPYEIYMIDEARILEYSGPLLALLKWASWMKQFIFYTIFLNVFLFPWGLSTTGSFPSVLLALLIILAKYGVIGLLMVGVDTMQSRLRFYRYQEPLALSFLFAVLAIVADQL, from the coding sequence ATGCTCGACGACATCGTCCTGCAGTGTGGGCAAGTTCTCACCGTGATGTTTCTAGCACCACTGTTGCATGGCTTCATCACCACCGTGGAGGAGCGTGTTCAGCGCGGTCAAGGGCCTTCCATTTTCCAGCCCTATCGCGATCTCTGGAAACTGTTCAACAAGTCGTTGCTGGTACCCGAATCTGCCACCTGGGTTTTCTTCTGGGCACCCGTAGTTGCGTTCACCGCCATGCTCATCGTGCCGATGCTCATTCCGGTGCTGACCAACTTTCCCCTGCCGCTTTCGGACATGGGCGACATACTGGGTGGCGGGCTGATTCTGACCCTGGGCAGCTTTTTTATCCTGCTGGCCGGCCTGGATACCGGCCAACCCTTCGGTGGTTTAGGTTCCAGCCGCGCCGTCATGCTCGGCATTCTCGCCGAACCGACGCTGATCCTGGTATTTGTAGGCATCACTTTTCTGGACCATTCCATGCTGCCTTTTGTCGCCAATCATCTATTGGCCAAAAATCCGGTAGCCTACTGGAGTCCCGCCCATATTTTCCTGATTCTGGCTTTTTTCATTCTACTTACCGTAGAAACTGACCGCTTGCCCATTCATTCCACGATCCCCTATGAAATCTACATGATTGATGAGGCGCGCATCCTGGAATATTCCGGCCCCCTGCTGGCTCTGCTGAAATGGGCAAGCTGGATGAAACAGTTCATTTTTTACACGATTTTTCTCAATGTATTTCTGTTTCCCTGGGGTTTGTCCACCACTGGCAGCTTTCCGTCAGTCCTCCTGGCCCTGCTGATCATCCTGGCCAAATACGGCGTGATCGGCCTGCTTATGGTGGGCGTCGATACCATGCAGTCCCGTCTGCGCTTTTATCGCTATCAGGAGCCCCTGGCGCTGTCTTTTCTTTTTGCCGTATTGGCCATTGTTGCCGACCAACTATAG
- a CDS encoding hydrogenase: MLIFHLGPLATSLFSLLAILALVLSFVMLASHWLKNHVYAFAAESWTIAAISASIGYYGHYPELYIIAALTALFRGTFLPYLVLRLVKRLDIQREFTPLLKPSSSMILGAALVIFSYEVSRQLGVALHLTDNIAVLALTCMFSLKLIGFLMMILRSEAISHILGLLVIENGIFLGSQILVPGMPALLELVIIFDLLTIVMAFGMLVRFLQTHAGTTSSRGLQKLVG, translated from the coding sequence ATGCTGATATTTCATCTCGGTCCGCTGGCCACCTCATTATTCAGCCTGCTGGCGATCCTCGCGCTGGTTTTATCTTTTGTCATGCTCGCTTCACACTGGCTGAAAAATCATGTTTATGCTTTTGCGGCGGAATCCTGGACCATTGCGGCCATTTCTGCATCCATTGGCTACTATGGACATTATCCCGAGCTGTATATTATTGCGGCATTGACGGCCTTGTTTCGGGGCACCTTTTTACCCTATCTGGTCCTCCGACTGGTCAAACGACTGGATATTCAGCGCGAATTCACCCCCCTGCTGAAGCCTTCTTCCAGCATGATTCTCGGTGCCGCACTGGTGATTTTTTCCTATGAGGTATCCCGGCAACTCGGTGTTGCCCTGCATCTGACTGACAATATTGCCGTGCTGGCCCTGACCTGCATGTTCAGCCTGAAACTCATCGGCTTTTTGATGATGATTTTGCGTTCGGAGGCTATCAGCCACATTCTTGGCCTGCTGGTCATCGAAAACGGAATATTTCTGGGCTCACAGATTCTGGTTCCGGGTATGCCCGCCCTGCTTGAGCTGGTGATCATCTTTGATTTGCTGACAATCGTCATGGCCTTCGGCATGCTGGTCCGATTCCTCCAGACCCATGCCGGTACAACCAGCAGTCGTGGCCTGCAAAAGCTGGTGGGTTAA
- a CDS encoding proton-conducting transporter membrane subunit: MVNFDALIAALWIIPAVAIILMLALRRPHLAEYLNLLTSIAVFGLTLAILVAVPDKALVTGEQYILLTPLGAWVLFCVGLVYLLASIYAIGYMRLLPEEKPRLHKYYALQAGFALTMLIAPLMNNPGIFWIAIDFTTIVSAFLVGFEKEAECIEAAWKYLIVVSAGLALALLGIILFYWGGTFVLGPTYALTWANLREVAPKVPETLLFLAFLLTLVGFGTKVGLAPMHTWLPDAHSEGPAPVSAMLSGALLNIALLGIYRFLSIVDSGGYSLMGHTALLVLGVISLFVAGLFIVRQDGAKRMLAYSSLEHMGVLAIGFGFGGPIAFAGAMYHMINHSMNKSLMFFGAGNMMRAYGTKSMSKMRQVLRYYPVTGALWLLGAVAITGAPPFGLFLSELTILRGGILSPNPWAVWVMAILLILIFIAFMNHFRRMIWGPEPEPDEVPTLKLSLWNSLPMWLALIPVLVLGLWWPSGLWGFFQQAFMVQP; encoded by the coding sequence ATGGTGAATTTTGATGCACTGATTGCCGCACTCTGGATCATCCCCGCCGTCGCCATCATTCTGATGCTCGCCCTGCGTCGGCCGCATCTGGCCGAATATCTCAACCTGCTGACTTCCATAGCAGTTTTCGGCCTGACTCTAGCAATTCTCGTGGCCGTTCCCGATAAGGCTCTGGTCACCGGAGAGCAATACATTTTATTGACCCCTCTGGGGGCCTGGGTGCTGTTTTGCGTGGGCCTGGTTTATCTGCTGGCGTCCATTTACGCCATTGGCTACATGCGCCTGCTGCCCGAAGAAAAACCCCGACTGCACAAATACTATGCCCTGCAGGCGGGTTTTGCCTTGACCATGCTCATTGCGCCGTTGATGAACAATCCCGGCATTTTCTGGATTGCCATTGATTTCACGACCATTGTCAGCGCTTTTCTGGTGGGTTTCGAGAAAGAAGCCGAATGCATCGAAGCGGCCTGGAAGTATCTGATCGTCGTTTCTGCGGGGCTGGCCCTGGCCCTGTTGGGTATTATCCTTTTTTACTGGGGTGGCACCTTCGTGCTTGGCCCGACTTATGCGCTGACCTGGGCCAATCTCCGTGAAGTCGCCCCCAAGGTTCCCGAAACCCTTTTGTTTTTGGCTTTTCTCCTGACTCTAGTGGGTTTTGGCACCAAGGTGGGTCTCGCCCCCATGCATACCTGGCTACCTGATGCCCATAGCGAAGGCCCGGCCCCGGTGTCCGCCATGCTTTCCGGTGCTTTGCTCAACATTGCCCTGCTGGGGATTTATCGGTTTTTATCCATTGTCGACAGTGGCGGTTACAGCCTCATGGGGCACACTGCACTACTGGTACTGGGCGTAATATCCCTTTTTGTGGCAGGCCTGTTTATCGTTCGTCAGGATGGCGCCAAGCGCATGCTGGCCTATTCCTCCCTGGAACATATGGGGGTACTGGCCATTGGTTTCGGCTTTGGTGGCCCCATTGCCTTTGCCGGGGCCATGTATCACATGATCAACCACTCCATGAATAAATCCCTGATGTTTTTCGGGGCGGGCAACATGATGCGTGCTTACGGCACCAAGTCCATGAGTAAAATGCGTCAGGTACTGCGCTACTATCCGGTGACGGGCGCCCTCTGGTTACTGGGTGCTGTGGCTATTACCGGAGCCCCGCCCTTCGGCTTGTTTTTATCGGAGCTGACCATTTTGCGGGGTGGCATTCTCAGCCCCAACCCTTGGGCAGTCTGGGTGATGGCCATTCTGCTCATTCTCATATTTATTGCCTTCATGAATCATTTTCGGCGCATGATCTGGGGCCCGGAACCGGAACCCGATGAAGTGCCCACGCTCAAGTTATCCCTGTGGAATAGCCTACCCATGTGGCTGGCCCTGATTCCTGTGCTGGTACTGGGACTTTGGTGGCCCAGTGGCTTGTGGGGATTTTTCCAACAGGCCTTTATGGTGCAGCCATGA
- a CDS encoding nickel-dependent hydrogenase large subunit — protein sequence MNMQSPMNNCSIRSVTAGQLAAVAQECLDQQMRFLMAWHDWEGQQCVVRYLLSQKDNPEFVLLELRGTDTIPSLAALVPLLGWYEREMQDLGGLHFTGHPEPFPLIIHEGFSISQPPLGINGRSGHLSGLYQPPTMPEVQGDQVQDLYWGPVRADVVETAEFHYSYIGEAILHYHPRLFFKHRGMEARFAGQDAQRSVYLAERVSGVGSACHALAYCQAVENAWGIEVPPRAQLLRVIIVELERLYNHFHYFGQLSKTTTLKVGAATGFLMEEKVKQLAGELTGSRYLRSLLRVGGLRRDLQAEHLAHALEPIIDEGEAYLNRLQQTATHLDRLMGTGVLSQSAAFDQGATGPVARASGLDRDLRRDHPYAAYHKLRFNVPVRQKGDAMARSDVRGEALREAIALLVQASGRLKAGPVHAEFDVPGGAQQGLGWAETPRGTLIYAVSIEDGRLQRVKIKSPSFSNWRVFPLTVHGTNMMDYAINEASFGLTIAGCDR from the coding sequence ATGAATATGCAAAGTCCCATGAATAATTGCAGCATTCGCTCTGTCACTGCGGGGCAGCTTGCAGCAGTAGCTCAGGAATGCCTGGATCAGCAGATGCGTTTCCTCATGGCCTGGCATGACTGGGAAGGGCAGCAATGCGTCGTGCGTTATTTGTTGAGCCAGAAGGACAATCCCGAATTTGTCCTGCTGGAATTACGCGGCACGGATACCATTCCTTCGCTCGCGGCGCTTGTTCCGCTCCTGGGCTGGTATGAGCGGGAAATGCAGGACCTGGGCGGTCTGCATTTTACCGGGCACCCCGAACCCTTCCCCCTGATTATTCACGAAGGTTTCAGCATCTCCCAGCCGCCACTCGGCATAAACGGCCGTTCAGGTCACCTGAGCGGCCTTTACCAGCCCCCCACCATGCCCGAAGTGCAGGGGGATCAGGTGCAGGATTTGTACTGGGGGCCGGTGCGTGCTGATGTGGTGGAAACCGCTGAATTTCACTATTCCTATATTGGTGAGGCCATTCTTCACTACCATCCGCGCTTGTTTTTCAAGCACCGGGGCATGGAAGCCCGTTTTGCCGGCCAGGACGCGCAGCGCAGTGTTTACCTGGCCGAGCGGGTTTCCGGAGTGGGCAGTGCCTGCCATGCTCTTGCCTATTGTCAGGCCGTAGAAAATGCCTGGGGCATTGAAGTCCCGCCCCGGGCGCAACTGCTGCGGGTGATAATCGTGGAACTGGAGCGTCTCTATAACCATTTCCACTATTTTGGCCAGCTTTCCAAAACCACGACCCTCAAAGTCGGCGCCGCCACCGGCTTCCTGATGGAAGAAAAAGTCAAACAACTGGCCGGAGAATTAACGGGTTCCCGCTATTTACGTAGCCTGCTGCGGGTAGGTGGGCTCCGCCGGGACTTGCAGGCCGAGCATTTGGCCCATGCTCTGGAGCCCATCATTGATGAAGGCGAGGCTTATCTGAATCGGTTGCAGCAAACGGCGACCCACCTGGATCGTCTGATGGGCACCGGCGTACTTTCGCAAAGTGCCGCTTTTGATCAGGGGGCTACCGGTCCCGTCGCCCGCGCTTCCGGGCTCGATCGTGATTTGCGCCGGGACCATCCTTATGCGGCTTACCACAAATTACGTTTCAACGTACCAGTGCGCCAGAAAGGTGATGCCATGGCCCGCAGTGATGTTCGTGGGGAAGCTCTGCGGGAAGCCATTGCCCTGCTGGTACAGGCTTCGGGTCGTCTCAAAGCCGGTCCTGTGCATGCGGAATTCGACGTGCCAGGCGGAGCACAGCAGGGCCTGGGCTGGGCCGAAACCCCGCGAGGCACGCTGATTTACGCCGTCAGCATTGAGGATGGACGCCTGCAACGAGTCAAGATCAAATCACCCTCGTTTTCCAACTGGCGGGTGTTTCCACTGACGGTACACGGTACCAACATGATGGATTACGCCATTAACGAAGCGAGCTTCGGCCTCACCATTGCCGGTTGCGACCGCTAG
- a CDS encoding 4Fe-4S binding protein, whose product MPLWTWTGLKAGKAATRWPQSGPDGQEGVLGMPRLDIAACRSGCDLCVESCPTQAIHQVDGEPVIDYGRCIVCQRCVEKCPEGAMQSSYDWAFGVRQRSDLIWSAALESAEAADLRKRIAASQRRSLHIRHVDAGSCNACESEISALDNPFYNLHRLGIFFTPSPRFADLLMVTGPVTAPMHDVLLATWEAMPEPRSVMATGTCAVSGAPMDEGYAGGSGLEGILPVDIWLPGCPPNPAALIHALLLLVERMPQKVTGGQYAQ is encoded by the coding sequence ATGCCATTATGGACCTGGACAGGACTTAAAGCCGGTAAAGCCGCTACCCGCTGGCCCCAAAGTGGACCCGATGGTCAGGAAGGGGTATTGGGAATGCCGCGCCTGGATATCGCGGCCTGCCGCAGCGGTTGTGATCTTTGTGTGGAGAGCTGCCCCACTCAGGCTATTCATCAGGTGGATGGCGAACCGGTGATCGATTACGGGCGTTGTATTGTCTGCCAGCGTTGCGTGGAGAAATGCCCGGAGGGGGCCATGCAAAGTTCCTACGACTGGGCTTTTGGCGTGCGTCAGCGCAGTGATCTCATCTGGTCAGCGGCACTGGAAAGTGCTGAGGCCGCAGACCTTCGCAAACGCATTGCGGCCAGCCAGCGCCGCAGTCTGCACATTCGCCATGTGGACGCCGGTTCCTGTAATGCCTGCGAGTCCGAAATCAGTGCGCTGGACAATCCCTTTTATAATTTGCACCGACTGGGCATTTTCTTTACGCCCTCACCGCGTTTTGCCGACCTGCTGATGGTCACGGGACCCGTAACCGCACCCATGCACGACGTACTGCTGGCCACCTGGGAAGCCATGCCCGAACCACGTAGTGTCATGGCTACCGGCACCTGTGCCGTCTCAGGCGCGCCCATGGATGAGGGTTATGCCGGTGGATCCGGACTGGAAGGCATTCTCCCGGTGGACATCTGGCTGCCGGGCTGTCCACCCAATCCGGCAGCACTCATTCATGCCCTGCTGCTTCTGGTAGAACGCATGCCGCAAAAAGTAACAGGAGGCCAATATGCTCAATAG
- a CDS encoding proton-conducting transporter membrane subunit produces MLNSFLLGALLFVLAIILGLLRLSSGARIALIFGTVAILVGSVLSLLAGSGPDTGQLWSLGSIPVTWHLQAAAAWLVFWGGLAALAAFLSPSRAKNPGIWMSGAGLALLGSLGVAGLQEGIAFLIAWEFLSFGGAVMLLADGLQNREKSGQSNLYMLALLEIGAVALLLCLLLLGAENTEFTAWAGSWATYGSAAFGIAILFIIGFGAKLGILPFYEWYPGAYSSGSGASGALLSGIILNVAYFALGRAMLDWLPRSSATGTGILLVALGTITAILAILYAFQQEDWRRLLAFSTAENAGLAVVALGAASLFRADGLNMLSTLAWTVGLIHLGGHSLAKGSMMLSADRVASVRGDYNIAQSRVLALAPWTLGIGALLGAMSLAAMPPTAGFAGEWYLFQTVFQDFHLTSSAARVTLALGGAGLALTAAIALATMIKVFGLGLLGREENQHSITGRWPILALGLLVLGYAAALPWTLGFLADDNWPAVPAALASMVKGPILIPLRFHFAFISPPLLLLMGLLLSLIPLAMLGWSHLRQGRKRVPVWGHGLRQIPANNAVTALAFSNALREFYSFVYRPSTNTRKSHSERSYFVRELHFDYSQAPVFGPWLFRPVVRFVQIMSDRLGLALQNGSLNAYLAYIGVLLIIIFASVFYI; encoded by the coding sequence ATGCTCAATAGTTTCCTGCTGGGCGCACTGCTTTTTGTTCTCGCCATTATTCTCGGTCTGCTGCGTCTGAGTTCCGGCGCACGGATTGCCCTCATTTTCGGCACCGTGGCGATACTGGTGGGCAGCGTCCTCAGTCTGCTAGCAGGATCTGGCCCTGACACTGGACAGCTTTGGTCCCTGGGCAGCATTCCCGTGACCTGGCACCTGCAGGCGGCTGCCGCCTGGCTGGTCTTCTGGGGCGGGCTCGCCGCGTTGGCCGCCTTCCTTTCCCCCAGCCGCGCCAAAAATCCCGGCATCTGGATGTCCGGGGCAGGGCTGGCTTTACTGGGAAGTCTCGGCGTTGCCGGTTTACAGGAAGGGATCGCCTTTCTGATTGCCTGGGAATTTTTGAGTTTTGGCGGTGCCGTCATGCTGCTTGCCGATGGGCTGCAGAATCGTGAAAAAAGCGGTCAATCCAATTTGTATATGCTGGCTCTGCTCGAGATTGGCGCCGTCGCTTTGTTGCTGTGCCTGCTCTTACTGGGAGCCGAGAATACTGAATTTACTGCCTGGGCGGGGTCCTGGGCAACTTATGGATCAGCGGCCTTTGGCATTGCCATTCTGTTCATCATTGGCTTCGGTGCCAAGCTGGGTATTTTGCCCTTTTACGAGTGGTATCCCGGTGCCTACAGTAGTGGCAGTGGCGCATCGGGGGCATTATTATCCGGCATCATCCTCAATGTGGCCTATTTTGCCCTGGGCCGGGCCATGCTTGACTGGTTACCCCGGAGTAGCGCTACCGGCACCGGTATTTTACTGGTTGCATTGGGCACCATCACCGCTATTCTGGCCATTTTATATGCCTTTCAGCAGGAAGACTGGCGCCGTCTGCTGGCTTTTTCCACGGCTGAAAACGCCGGATTAGCGGTCGTCGCGCTGGGTGCCGCCTCCCTGTTCCGGGCTGACGGTCTGAATATGCTCAGTACCCTGGCCTGGACCGTAGGTCTCATTCATCTGGGCGGTCACAGCCTGGCCAAAGGCAGCATGATGCTGAGTGCCGACCGGGTCGCCAGTGTGCGCGGCGATTACAACATAGCCCAGAGCCGGGTGCTGGCACTCGCGCCCTGGACCCTTGGCATCGGCGCACTGCTGGGCGCAATGAGTCTGGCTGCGATGCCGCCTACTGCCGGGTTTGCGGGCGAATGGTATTTATTTCAGACGGTCTTTCAGGATTTTCATCTGACCAGCTCTGCCGCCAGAGTCACCCTGGCTTTGGGTGGAGCGGGATTGGCACTGACCGCCGCCATCGCCCTGGCCACCATGATCAAGGTCTTCGGTCTGGGTTTACTGGGTCGCGAGGAAAATCAACACAGCATTACCGGACGCTGGCCCATTCTCGCTTTAGGCCTGCTGGTTCTGGGGTATGCTGCAGCACTGCCCTGGACCCTCGGCTTTCTCGCCGACGATAACTGGCCCGCTGTTCCCGCCGCCCTGGCCAGCATGGTGAAAGGACCAATCCTGATCCCTCTGCGTTTTCATTTTGCGTTTATTTCACCTCCGCTGCTGCTGCTGATGGGACTGCTACTATCCCTGATTCCATTAGCCATGCTGGGCTGGAGTCATCTTCGTCAGGGGCGCAAACGGGTGCCGGTCTGGGGTCACGGATTACGCCAGATACCGGCCAATAATGCGGTCACGGCTTTGGCTTTTTCCAATGCTTTGCGTGAATTCTATAGCTTTGTCTACCGCCCCAGCACCAATACCCGGAAAAGCCACAGTGAAAGAAGTTATTTCGTTCGTGAACTGCATTTTGATTACAGTCAGGCCCCGGTATTCGGTCCCTGGTTATTCCGTCCTGTAGTGCGCTTTGTGCAAATCATGAGTGATCGCCTAGGACTAGCCTTGCAAAATGGTTCGCTGAATGCCTATCTGGCCTATATCGGAGTACTGCTCATCATTATTTTTGCGAGTGTTTTTTATATTTAA
- the crcB gene encoding fluoride efflux transporter CrcB, translating to MFATFGFIAIFAVLGAWARYGQSLLVQTVFGRGFPWATLSINVMGCFIMGFLFFETLERISLSPELRTGMLTGGLGAYTTFSTFSLETLVLFENGEALKGLLYMFSSLFLCVAAAFAGAWVSRSI from the coding sequence ATGTTTGCCACTTTCGGCTTCATCGCCATATTTGCCGTTTTGGGTGCCTGGGCACGATACGGACAGAGTCTGCTGGTCCAAACGGTATTCGGGCGGGGTTTTCCCTGGGCAACCCTGAGTATCAACGTCATGGGCTGTTTCATCATGGGTTTTCTTTTTTTTGAAACTCTCGAACGTATTTCTCTCAGTCCGGAATTACGTACAGGCATGCTTACCGGGGGCCTTGGCGCTTACACCACCTTCTCGACCTTCTCCCTGGAGACTCTCGTTCTTTTTGAAAACGGCGAAGCACTGAAAGGTTTGCTCTATATGTTTTCTTCACTGTTCCTGTGTGTGGCAGCGGCATTTGCCGGTGCCTGGGTATCCCGCAGTATTTAA
- a CDS encoding DUF190 domain-containing protein codes for MTSVSVVRIYIKEGDKHDGHNLMEEIFRMLHDQYKVHGVTAFRGIAGFGSKGVVHADDVLRLNVHLPLVLEFFDEPETVDAVMPHLLELVPGNHILRWEADCGCA; via the coding sequence ATGACCAGCGTTTCCGTAGTCCGTATTTACATCAAAGAAGGCGATAAACACGATGGCCACAATTTGATGGAGGAGATATTTCGTATGCTCCACGATCAGTACAAAGTGCATGGGGTCACCGCCTTCCGGGGTATTGCCGGCTTTGGCAGCAAGGGCGTGGTTCACGCCGATGATGTATTGCGCCTGAACGTGCATCTACCCCTGGTACTGGAGTTCTTCGACGAACCGGAGACCGTCGATGCGGTCATGCCCCACCTGCTCGAACTGGTACCCGGCAATCATATTCTGCGCTGGGAAGCTGACTGCGGCTGCGCATGA
- a CDS encoding HEAT repeat domain-containing protein, whose product MNHHYCPLCFAEIPIGVENCPACGRNIEAWERQTPYYDRLIWALKNPHSEVRMGAILSLANQNHAEAAGPLAECAMSYPVDVIQGLAVIRAIKNVPDSPEKVSALQGLSHHAAHAVRVAAEEALNTSTSLRLA is encoded by the coding sequence ATGAATCATCATTACTGCCCGCTCTGCTTCGCTGAAATTCCGATCGGAGTAGAGAATTGTCCGGCTTGTGGGCGCAACATTGAGGCCTGGGAACGGCAAACCCCTTATTATGATCGTTTGATCTGGGCACTCAAAAATCCCCATTCGGAAGTAAGAATGGGAGCCATACTCAGTCTCGCCAATCAGAACCATGCGGAAGCGGCAGGCCCTCTTGCTGAATGCGCAATGTCTTATCCCGTAGATGTTATCCAGGGGCTGGCCGTCATCCGCGCCATAAAAAATGTCCCGGATAGCCCGGAAAAAGTTTCCGCGCTGCAGGGATTAAGCCATCACGCAGCACATGCCGTCAGGGTCGCCGCAGAAGAAGCGTTGAATACATCAACATCATTGCGCCTTGCATAA
- a CDS encoding SAM-dependent methyltransferase has protein sequence MKDLRSNFLDHVKKGLNGKALPLRVIFWDGHEYAFDEPTLVTMQLKSASVITQILTGSALDVLGEGYVEGTIGIEGRYQDILAVAEGLSDAFPAKKPKTGILHKALHSKAKDREAIHYHYDVSNDFYKLWLDRNMVYSCGYFKTGKEDIDVAQEQKLDHICRKLHLQPGEKLLDIGCGWGGLLTWAAKHYGIQGVGVTLSEEQFAFAKERIEREGLADRVEIRLQDYRDIPERDYFDKVSSVGMFEHVGRAKLPEYFEVINRVLKEGGWVMNHGITASQQDDEAGHHSGSDFMDKYVFPDGEIPHLWRVVRDMAGQNLEVIDVENLRPHYAQTLIHWVDRLEAHKDEAMNMVGDKRYRIWAIYMAGCAYAFWRNWSALHQVLAIKQTGEELTPRPWERRYQYENDQYRLAEPDWGDL, from the coding sequence GTGAAAGACTTACGAAGTAACTTTCTGGACCATGTCAAAAAAGGCCTCAATGGCAAGGCGCTGCCCTTACGGGTCATTTTTTGGGATGGTCACGAATATGCTTTCGATGAACCCACACTGGTCACCATGCAGCTCAAATCAGCGAGCGTCATTACCCAGATCCTCACCGGCAGCGCTCTGGATGTACTGGGCGAAGGCTATGTGGAAGGCACTATCGGCATTGAAGGACGCTACCAGGACATTCTTGCTGTTGCCGAAGGTCTCAGCGACGCATTTCCGGCCAAAAAACCCAAAACCGGCATTCTCCACAAGGCCTTACACAGCAAAGCCAAGGACAGGGAAGCCATTCACTATCATTACGATGTTTCCAACGACTTCTACAAGCTTTGGCTGGATCGCAACATGGTGTACTCCTGTGGCTATTTCAAAACCGGCAAAGAAGATATTGATGTTGCCCAGGAGCAGAAACTGGATCACATCTGCCGCAAACTCCATCTGCAGCCAGGTGAAAAACTCCTGGATATTGGCTGTGGCTGGGGCGGCCTGCTGACCTGGGCCGCCAAACACTATGGCATTCAGGGGGTGGGCGTTACCCTCAGTGAAGAACAGTTTGCCTTTGCCAAAGAGCGCATTGAAAGGGAAGGCCTCGCCGATCGGGTAGAAATTCGCCTGCAGGACTACCGCGATATTCCCGAACGCGATTATTTTGACAAGGTGTCATCCGTGGGCATGTTCGAGCACGTGGGTCGGGCCAAGTTACCCGAGTATTTTGAGGTCATCAACCGGGTACTCAAGGAAGGCGGTTGGGTCATGAATCATGGCATTACCGCCAGCCAGCAGGACGATGAGGCGGGGCATCATTCCGGCAGCGATTTCATGGATAAATACGTGTTTCCCGATGGTGAAATTCCTCACCTCTGGCGCGTCGTCCGGGATATGGCCGGACAGAATCTTGAGGTGATTGATGTCGAAAACCTGCGTCCACACTATGCCCAGACTTTGATTCATTGGGTGGACCGCCTGGAAGCCCATAAGGACGAAGCTATGAACATGGTCGGAGACAAGCGCTATCGGATCTGGGCCATTTATATGGCAGGTTGCGCTTATGCCTTCTGGCGCAACTGGTCGGCATTGCATCAGGTGCTGGCTATCAAGCAGACCGGGGAGGAACTCACTCCGCGCCCCTGGGAACGGCGCTATCAATATGAAAATGATCAATACCGTCTGGCTGAACCGGATTGGGGGGATTTGTAA
- a CDS encoding TMEM175 family protein, with amino-acid sequence MGRNRLEAFSDGVIAIIITIMVIEMKVPHGENMAALLPVLPVFLSYIMSFIYVGIYWNNHHNMLQASGKITGSILWANLHLLFWLSLFPFVTSWMGENHFATAPTELYGVVLFMAAIAYFILQQRIIAPGAPTLRRAIGRDWKGKVSPIFYFIGIISAQWSPTGAKLIYLGLAFLWLIPDRRIESLLIDSKE; translated from the coding sequence ATGGGCAGAAACCGTTTGGAAGCCTTCAGTGATGGTGTCATTGCCATCATCATCACCATCATGGTCATCGAAATGAAGGTCCCTCACGGGGAAAATATGGCAGCACTGTTACCCGTGCTGCCCGTATTTCTCAGCTACATAATGAGCTTTATTTACGTCGGTATTTACTGGAACAACCATCACAACATGCTGCAAGCCAGTGGGAAAATCACCGGCAGCATTCTCTGGGCCAATTTGCATCTGCTGTTCTGGTTATCACTTTTTCCCTTCGTCACCAGTTGGATGGGTGAAAACCATTTCGCCACAGCACCTACAGAATTATACGGCGTGGTCCTTTTCATGGCTGCCATTGCCTATTTCATCCTTCAGCAGCGCATTATCGCACCCGGAGCACCGACCCTGCGGCGTGCCATTGGTCGGGACTGGAAAGGAAAGGTCTCGCCCATCTTCTATTTCATAGGCATTATTTCCGCTCAATGGTCACCCACAGGCGCCAAACTTATTTATCTGGGACTCGCTTTTTTATGGTTGATTCCAGATCGCCGCATCGAAAGCCTGCTTATCGATAGCAAAGAATGA